In a genomic window of Lycium ferocissimum isolate CSIRO_LF1 chromosome 9, AGI_CSIRO_Lferr_CH_V1, whole genome shotgun sequence:
- the LOC132029494 gene encoding uncharacterized protein LOC132029494, with translation MRFGRKGKLSPHFIGPYEIVKRIGKVACELKLPSEMAMVYSVFHILMLKLYKLDPSHDLTHEEIEINEGLSYEEELVHILDRQVRRLRIKDVASVKVLWRNHNTKETTWEAKKDMKNRYPHLFPIPGVC, from the coding sequence ATGCGGTTTGgtagaaagggtaagcttagtcctcatTTCATTGGCCCTTATGAGATTGTTAAGAGAATTGGGAAGGTGGCTTGTGAGTTGAAGTTACCATCTGAGATGGCCATGGTGTATTCTGTGTTTCACAttttgatgttgaagttgtataAACTTGATCCTTCTCATGACTTGACTCATGAAGAGATTGAAATCAATGAAGggttgtcttatgaagaagaactGGTGCATATCTTGGATCGACAAGTTAGGAGGTTGAGAAtaaaagatgtagcttcagttaaagtgcTGTGGCGAAACCATAATACCAAAGAAACGACTTGGGAAGCAAAGAAGGACATGAAGAACAGATAccctcacttgttccctattCCAGGTGTGTGCTGA